A single region of the Salvia splendens isolate huo1 chromosome 18, SspV2, whole genome shotgun sequence genome encodes:
- the LOC121777913 gene encoding enoyl-CoA delta isomerase 2, peroxisomal-like, giving the protein MCTLEKRGSIFFLTLTGASKKDQEHRLNPTLIAAIRAALSEVRSQAVPGSALVTQAEGRFFSNGFDLRHAQAVAAASTAADAAAAEVINMVNLFRGVVSDLLSLPMPTVAAVTGHAAAAGLILAISHDYVVMTKSRAVLYLSELDIGMSLPDYFTALIKGKVGSSAARRELALRAAKIGADAAVRMGIVDAAYDSVEEVAAAAVQTAEELGKKEWSGEAYAEIRKSLYPDVCGLLGLEEKTVFPSKL; this is encoded by the coding sequence ATGTGTACGTTAGAGAAGCGTGGAAGTATTTTCTTCCTCACGCTAACCGGCGCCTCCAAGAAAGACCAGGAGCACCGCCTCAACCCTACGCTCATCGCCGCCATCCGCGCGGCGCTATCCGAAGTCAGATCGCAAGCCGTCCCCGGATCGGCGCTCGTCACTCAAGCCGAAGGCCGATTCTTCTCCAACGGCTTCGACCTCCGCCACGCGCAGGCCGTCGCCGCTGCTTCCACCGCCGCCgacgcggcggcggcggaggtcaTCAACATGGTGAATCTGTTCCGAGGCGTCGTCTCCGACCTCCTCTCCCTCCCTATGCCGACCGTCGCCGCCGTGACCGGAcacgcggcggcggcggggctGATCCTCGCGATTAGCCACGACTACGTCGTGATGACGAAATCGAGAGCGGTGCTGTATCTGAGCGAGCTCGATATCGGCATGAGCCTGCCGGATTACTTCACGGCTCTGATCAAGGGGAAAGTAGGCTCCAGCGCAGCGAGGCGGGAATTGGCGCTCCGCGCGGCGAAGATCGGGGCCGATGCGGCGGTGCGGATGGGGATCGTCGATGCGGCGTACGATTCCGTGGAGGAGGTGGCGGCTGCGGCGGTGCAGACGGCGGAGGAATTGGGGAAGAAGGAGTGGAGCGGCGAAGCGTACGCGGAGATTAGGAAGTCTCTGTATCCAGATGTTTGCGGTTTGTTAGGATTGGAAGAGAAGACTGTGTTTCCATCTAAGCTTTGA